CGCGAGGCCCGCCCCACCGTCTTCCGTAGGGACTGCGCGGCAGTGCCACTCCAGTCCGGGAGGGCATCAGCGGCTCCGCGCGCCCCCGCGCCGACCTTCTGAGCGCCCTTGGCGACGGCTTCCTGGCCCCGCGAAAGCGCAGACTTCGCCCGTGGGTGGTTCTCCAGTTGCTTCGCGGCACGCTTGCCAAGCTCCGAGACGCCGTTGGCCACTTGGTCGCCGGCGTTTCTCATCACTCGGGACAGTAGCCGGCCTTTGAACTGCTGGACTGCATGCCATGCGTCGAGCTCGTAGTCCGATGGCAGCTGATCGAGCTGCTGTGGGTTCTGCGCATTGCTCATGGTCCCCCCTGGGGCGTGGATCGTGATGCAAGAGTGGGTAACACGTCAGGTCACGTCGTCGAGAGCGGTCAGGCGGGGTGGCGGGGGCCGTGGCCTGGGGGTGGTGCGAGTGTGGAGGTGTAGTTTTCGCCCTCGATGAGTGGGGTCTCCAGGGTGAGCCCGGCGGCGGCCATGCGGTCGTACTCGGCGAGGATCAGTTCCTTGGTGCGGTACGAACCGTGCTTGGCCTCGTCCTTGCGGCGGACGATGGGGAAGGTGTCGAGGATGTAGTCGGCGTCCTCGCGGGAGATGCCGTAGAGGTGGAAGAAGAGGGAGTCTAGTTCCGCGCGGATTTGCTGGCGGCGCTTCTGGTTCCAGTGGAAGGGGGAGCCGGTATCGCCGAGATAGGTGGCGAGGCTTTTCATGTCATTCGCGGTGTATACGAGTTCAAGGACGCGCGGCACGATGAAGCTCGAGTGAGGGGAGAGTTGGGTTGGGGTGGGTACCGGGAGCTGCTTGACGATGAAGAAGCTCATGGAGGTGCCGCCGATGCTCTGGCGAGCCGCGTAGTCAAATGCGAATGACGACCAGGCGGCTCCGAGGAGTTCGGGTGACAGTGACATGGCCAGCAGGAATTTGTGTCCCACGCCTACCATCGGCATTAGAGCGCTAATCATGCTTCTCTCGTCGGTGGACCGGCAGATATCCCGCCAGCCGAGAAGGAAGCTATTCGGCCATTCTTTCTCGGCGAGGCGCTTTCGGACCCCCGCGACAGGAATCTCCTCGCCGTTCTTGTCGAACTTGCCGGACGGCGTGTCCTCTTCTGACACCCAGTACCGGGGCAAGACCAGCGCTTCGCTGTCGTCCTTCTCCTCCGGTGGGAGGGGCCGAGTGTCGTCTTCGGTGCCGTATGTGGCCCACCGGTGGTCGTAGTGGTGGAGCATCTTTGCCTCGTACAGGGGGAGCATCCGCTCCCCGTGCCTGGTGAAGACGTTGCCCTCAAGTGTCCAGCCAAAGGCTTCGAGATCTTGGCGGGGGTTGAGGAGAGCAGAGTCGTGGCCCATGTCATACATCCGGAGGAACGATGTGCCCCACGGGTTACTGCTGGGCTGGCCCTCCTTCCAGAAAACGGGTAGCTGCCGGTACATTCGCAGAGTTACCTCGGCATCCCGACGAGACCTGAAAATCGGGAGGGTTCCGGTGTTCGGATTGAGGAGCTCGATCTCTTCTGGTGTCAGCGCGAACGCCTTCTCCGCGTCATCCAGTTCGGCCGGGTCGTGGAGGAAGAATGCAAACCGTGCTGCCGGTTCGCATAGCGACCGCCCCGTGATCGACAGGATGCTGAACTTGAACGAGCGGTGCACTCCGGGAAAGAGCGGTGCCGCGTTTTCGAAGTCGTACAACACGGCGATCGACCCGCTCTGAACTAGGTCTTTTGAGAAGTACTGCGTCCGTGCGTCCGTCACGATCCCCGTCGGCACGATCACCCCCGCACGCCCCTTCGGCCCGAGTAGGACGCGGTCTGTCTCCGTGAAGACCGAGTAGGTGTTGAGGTTCCCCTGACCGGTCAGCGGAACCCGCCCCGACCGCCGCAGGAAGTGGCTCTCGGCGTACACCTTTCGCTTGCCCGCCTGGAACTCCTCAAACAGCGAAAGGGTGTCTGGAGAGTGTTTGAGCGTCTCGATCATGTTCTTGCGGACGGACGCGCGGGATGCTTCCGCGATCTCAGGAGCACGATGGGCGAAGAACTCCTGCTCGCGGAAGTCCACGCTGTCCCACGGCGGGTTACCCACCACTGAGTCAAAGCCGCCAGCCCAGCCTGTCTCAGAGGAAACTCCCTGGCCATTCTCCGGAACGGAGAAGACCTCGGGGAACTCCAAGTGCCAGTGGAAGAAGTTGTACCGGTCACGCAGCCGCTCGATCTCGACGCCGGTCTCTGCGGCGACACCCCCGCCACTCGGGTCCTCCAGCGCCTTGAACACCGAATGCGTCACCGCGCGCGGACCCTCAGGCGTCTTGAGCCACACGAACGCCGCGCACCAGGCGTCGGCGACAAGCCGGGCCCGCTGGTACGCCGAGGAGCCCGCCCACTCCTCGTACGCCTCCTCCTGGCGGCGCACGTCCGCCAGCTCCTCCGCCTGAGCCAGCGTGATGGACCGAAGCCCTCTGGCGAAAACGGTGTTGGCGACCTGGACCGATTCGTCGCTGATGTCGAACAGGCTGCCCTGTCCGATCCGCTCCTGCTGGTTGATCTTCTCCAGCGCCTTCGCGTGCTTCTTGTCGTCGCCCTCCGTGGCGATGAACGCATCGTCGGGAATCCCGTCCCGCAGCAGCTTCGGCGTCGCCCCGATCAACCCGTTGCCATGCTTTACGTGCGCGTCAAGGAACCCAAGCGGCTTCCCCGGCTCCAGCGCCTCCAGCCACAGCGACACCTTGGCCAGCTCCACAGCCATCGGGTTGAGGTCCACGCCGTAGATGCACCGGGCGACGACCTCATGCAGCGCATGCCGCACCGCGTCCAACGTCGGCTCGGGGTTCCGCTCCCGCACCGCCGCAACCTGCTTGGCGATGCGCCTGGCCGACGCCACCAGGAAGTGCCCCGAGCCGCACGCCGGGTCGCACACCGTAAGTGACAGCAACTCGTCCACGATCGCGTCCGCCGGGTCGGCCGCCCCCGACTCCGACGCCGCCTCCTCGCCCCGCTTCACCGCGTCCCGTATCACCGGGTCCAGAGTCGAGTCCAACAAGCACTCGATGAGCGAGGACGGGGTGTAGTAACTACCCGTCGTCTTACGGGTGTTGCCCGCGACCTCGACCAGCGTGAACGTACGGTCGGCGGTGCTGTGCTTCGGCTCCAGCTCCAGCAGCGACTCGTACACGGAGCCCAGTTCCTCCGCGTCCAGGTGCCGGTAGTCCACCGCCCGCCAGCGCCCCGAGCTGCCGTCCCGCACCTGCGACAAGTGCCGTACGGCGGTCAACAGCGCCTCGTTCGACAGCTTCAGCCCGCGCAACGGCGCATCCGCGTCCGTGTCGTTGAAGAGGCCGCCGAGACCGGGCAGGCCCAGTTCGGGGCGGCCCTTCTCGTCGCCGAGGGCGTCGAGGACGATGCGCAGGGCCTCGTACAGGTCACCGTGTGCCGTGCCCCGCCGCTTCCTCGCGTGCGCACGCAGCCGGGCCGAAGAGAAGTACGCCTCGTACCGCTCGCGTGCCTGCGGGTCCGTCTTCGGCGACAGCAGCGCGTCGCGGTCCTCGGCCACGAAGACGAACAACAGCCGGTAGACAAGCCGCAGCAGCGCGGCCTGGAGCGCCTTCGGGCGGACGTCCTCGCGCAGGGCCGAGTTCTCCGGGTGCCGCAGGAAGCCCGTACCCAGCGCGGTGATCGCGTCCTGGACGCCCTTGCGGAGCTGGTCCAGGGCGCGGGTGCCGGACGCGATGGCCTCCGTGCGCCACTTCTCCAGCCGGCACGCGGACGGCGGCGCTTCCTCCGCCACGTCGAACCGCGACACGTGCAGCACCCGGTACAGCAGCACGAACTCGCTGAACAGCTCGCCGTCGAAGATCGCTTCGAGGTCGAACTCGACGTACGAGGCCGTGGCCAGCGCGCTGGAGTCACGCAGCAGCCGTACCTGACGGCCATTCGTCAGAACGCCCCACAGGTGGGCCTCCGTGCGGTTCAGGCACTCCTGGAGCATCGACTGCGGCGGCACCGTGCCCACGCCGCCGGGGCGCTTGTCCAGGTTGGCGTTCCAGGGCGTCTGGTGGATCAGCGCGTGCTGCCATCGGTGGGAGACCGGGAACTTCTTCTCCGCGTCCGAGTCGGCGGCGATGCCCGCCGCCCCGACCTGCGTCAGCGGGCCGAAGCCGAGCTCGCGCCAGAGCGGGGCCAGCCAGTCACTGCCGGCACGACCGGTTGCATCGGCCGCCGGGTCGCCCGTCTCGCGGTCCTCGGGCAGGTGTTTGCGCAGCTCGCGCCAGAGCGGCTTCAGGTACTCCCAGCTGCGCTCGGCCTCGTCGCGTACCGATCGGGAGGACGGCAGGCCATAGTCGGAGGGCTTCGAGCCGGGGACGTCCTTGCCCTCGGAGATCCGTACCAGCATGTCGGCGGGCAGCAGCCCCCCGACCGTGTGGACGGCGGTGAACACCTGGTTGCGGGTGACGGCGGACATCAGGCGGACACTCCAGGAGCAGCGGGGGCGACGGCCGGGACGGAAGGGGCGGCGGGCAGGTACACGTACGCGCCGAGGACGTCGGCGGGCTTCTGCACGGTGACGGACAGGCCGCGGACGATCTCGCCGGACGCCTGGCGCACCCGGCGGTGCGAGGCGTCCAGCTCGGCGGCCAGCTCCTCGCCGTACGTCTCCAGATGGCCGTATACGTCGGGGAGCTGTGTGAGGAGCCGGGTCATGGTGCGCTCGGCGTAGTGGCGGTCCGTGCTCTCCGACGCTGTCGCGTCGAGCAGGTCCCGTGCCCGCTCCGGCGGCAGCCACTCCGCCTTCCTCGCCGAGCCCTCGAAGGCGACCAGCCGGGCGTCCTCCGCGACCAGCTGCTTCTCGCCGCTGCGGGAGGGCAGCGTGAGGTGGAAGCGGTAGCGGACCAGAAGAAGGGTGGTGAGCGTGCCGACCGCGTCCGTGGTGACCACGCCGCAGCGGCGGGCCGGGCGGGCACCGTCCGCCTGGGTGTCCAGGGCGGCGTTGAGGACGTGGGACGCGAGGGCGCCCACGACCGGGTCCGTCCGGACGAGCGCCGCCTCACCCCGCGCCACCGCCGGGTCCGCGCGGAACGGGATCGGGCGGTCCTTCTCGATGACCTCCGCGCCGACCGTCGGGGCGAGCGCGTCCCGCAGGCCGATGGGCGTGCCGCCGACCTGGGCCGTGAAGTCCTCGCCGTCACCGCGGAGTACGGCACCGAGCGCGCCCAGCGACTCCCGTACGAACGTGTCGACCTCGCCCGCGCCGCCCAGCGCCTCGCGGACCGCCGCGACCTCGCGGGCCACCTCCTGCGGATGCACGGAGCGCTGTGCGAACCGCGAGCGTGACGCCTTCTCGCGTTCAGCCGCCGAGTTCCAGTCGCTGTCCAGCTTCGCCGTGCTCGCCTTGAACGCGTCCGCGCTGAACAGGGCGTCCTGGTCCTCGCGGCCCCGCATCAACAGCCACTCCACGATGGCGTCCGTGACGCCCGTCGACAGCTCGTCGGGCACGGAGACGGAGATGCCGAGGTCCTTCTTGATCTGGCGGTGCTTCTTGATGAGGACTTCGAGGACCTTGCCGTCGATGCCGTTGTCGTCGCCGTACAGCGTGATGACCCGAACCTGGTCCTTTCGTTGGCCGTAGCGGTCGACGCGGCCCTCGCGCTGGTCGTGGCGGGTCGGGTTCCAGGCCAGGTCGTAGTGGACGACGGCGTCGAAGTGGTGCTGGAGGTTGACGCCCTCCGAGAGGCAGTCCGTCGCGATCAGGACGCGGCGGGCGGCGGCGTCCCCGCCGGCCTCCTCGGCGAGCTTCTCGATGCGCTCCAGGCGCTGCTGCGGGGAGAGCGTGCCGGTGACCGCCTTGACGACGGTCCTGGCGCCGAGCGGGCCGCGCCTGCCGGAGTCCTTGTCGTTCTCCAGCTGGGCGGCGAGGTACTCGGCCGTCGGGATGTAGCGGCAGAACACGATCGGGTTGTGGCCGTCCGCGAGCAGCGCCTTGAGGTGCTTGATCAGCGCCTTCAGCTTCAGGTCCTTCGCCGGGCCTTCCAACTGCGCCGCGATGTACGCGAGTTCGGCGAGGTGCGAGCGTGGGTCCTCGGTAGTCTCCGCGCCCGGTGCGACGTCCATGCCCTCCATCGCGTCGCTGTCGGCCGCGTCGCTGTTGAGCGGGGCGCCGAGCTTGTCGGCCTCCTCCGCCGACGCGGCGATCGCCGCCGCCGAGCGGGTCCGCAGCGTCTGCGCGGCGGCGCGCGGGGACGACACCAGCGAGCGGAGCAGGGCGATCGCCGACCACCAGGCGATGCGCGCCTCCCGCTTGCCCTGACTGCCCGCCTGCTCGACGCGCTCACTCGCGTACGCGATCGCGTCGTCGAGCAGGGCCCGGTACTCCGGGGACAGCTTGTACGTCTCGTCCTTGAAGTAACGGTCCGAGGGGAACGCCGTCCGCTCCGCCAGGGAGTCGTCGGTCAGACCGTCTTCCTTGGTGAGGTACTGGCGTACGTCCGCCCGCTTGCGCGCCACGAAGTGCTGGGCGAGGAGCTTCCTGCCCGCCTCCGAATCCAGGCTCACGTCGGCCAGTTCGGGCTTGACCAGGCCGAGGAGGTTGCGGAACGCGGACTCCTTTCCACTGTGCGGGGTCGCCGTCACGAGCAGCAGGTGCCGGGTCTCGTCCTGCGCGACGCGGCGCAGCAGTTCGTAGCGGAGCTGGTTCTGCGAGGCCGTCGAGGTGTCGTCGGCGACCACGCAGGTGTGGGCCTCGTCGACGATCACCAGGTCCGGGCAGTGACGTACGAAGTCGTCGCGGTGGCGCGGCGACTTGATGAAGTCCGTCGAGACGATCACCTGCGGGTACTTGTCGAAGAGGGACTGGCCGAGGTCCAGGCCCCGTTCGAGGCGCGAGACCGTCGAGGAGAGGACCAGCTCCGCGTCGATGCCGAACTTCGAGCGCAGCTCCTGCTGCCACTGCTCGGCGAGCGCGGGCGAGCAGAGGACTGCCAGGCCGTTCGCCTCGCCCTGCGCGAGGAGTTCGCTCGCGACCAGGCTCGCCTCGATCGTCTTGCCGATGCCGACGTCATCGGAGATCAGCATCCGGACCGTCTTCTGCCGCAGGGCCATCAGAAGAGGAACCAGCTGATACGCGCGCGGCTCCACCGCGATCCCGGCCAGCGAGCGGAACGGTCCCGCGCCCGAACGGAAACCGACGCGCAGCGCCGTACGCAGCAGGCCCGCCGCCCGCTGGTCGCCGAGGTCGCCCGGCTCCGGCGGCGCGAACTTCGCCTCGTCCACCGCCTCGAACGCCGGGAACACGGCGGCGATGTCGTCATCCGAGCCGCCCAGCGGACGCAGGACGAGCAGATCGGGCCTGCTCTCGGGAAGCACGACCCATTCCCGGCCGCGGGCCTTCACCAGGGAACCGGCGGAGTACGTGAGTGCCATGTGAGTCTTCGAGTCCTCGTGTTGGGTCCGACCGGATGGGGCGGGGGCGGTCAGCTTGCGGCCGGAGAGCCGAAGTAGCGGGCGTTGGCGGCGGCGACGGCGTCCCAGTCCGCGCCGTGCGCGAACCGGATCACGTCCCAGCGGGCGTTGAACAGGCGGTCCTCGGCGTCCTCGTCACGGGAGCTGTCCTGCTCCCTGTCCGGCAGGTCCACGAAGACGGCCACGTTCACTCCGGGCAGGCGGTAGACGAAGTCGGGGGTCGCCATCGCCTCGGTGAGGAACGAGCCCGGCTCGTCCGGCAGTCGCAGGCCACGCGCCTTGGCCCAGCCCAGGAAGTCGCCCTGAGCCGCCAGCTCGGCCGCGGCCGTCTCGAGGGCCGTCGGCTCGTCGGGGGACCGGTCGAGCAGCCGCCGGTACTGCTCCGAACGCGACTCGCCGCGCGACTCGCGCCGGGCCGTCGCCGTCGCGAACCGCACCAGCAGGTCCCGCACCGAATGCCGGTCGATCAGGGCGTGGTTGAGCTGGTTGCCGTACGTCAGCAGGCACTCGTAGCAGCCGCGCGCGCACGGCCGGTCAGTGTGCGGGCCTCCCTGATCGGTGCCGTCCGCGTCGAAGTGACAGATGTCCAGGGCGCGTACGGCGGCCTTCGCCAAGGCGTCGGGTTCGGCCTGGAGGCGGCGCAGCACACCCGCGCCGCCCTCCGCGGCCTCCGTGAACAGGACGCGGTTGCGGGGACCGTCGTCCGGCGGCAGCAGCTCGCTGGACAGCTCGGCGTCCTCCAGCTCGAACGCGGCTTCGATGCCCCGCTCCAGGGCGTACATCAAGGAGAGCGCGACCGGCTCCGGCAGCGGCTCGTCCAGGGTGACGACAAGGATGTTGCGGCGGTCCTCCACGTACGGGATGACCCGCTTCTTGCGGCGCCGCTCGTTGCCGTCCGCGTCGATCACCGGCAGCTCGCTGGAGTCGCCGGACGCCTCGGAGGCGGCCTTGTCGTTCATCCAGCGGCCGTCCGCGAGGTCCAGCCAGTACCCGGCCGGCTCGTCGCTCCTGGCGCGCACCCGGCCGGTGTTGGTGATGCGGACGGTCGCCGAGTCGCCGTACGCCACATCGGCGAGCGGCGCGCCCGACGCATCGGTGACCGCCGCGTTCATGCGGCCCTTGCGGGTGCCGTGGTCCTGGAAGCGGTACGACGTCTCCAGCTTGAAGCCGGCGCGGCGCCGCTCCTCCTCGTCGGAGGAAATCCGCTCACGGCGGGTGGTGTACACGGTGTGCAGGTGCAGCAGACCGTACGTCGCCGCGCCCAGCGGCTCGTGGCACATGGCGCAGCGGTCCTCCAGCTGCTCCGGATCGTGGTGGTAGCCGCAACCCGCGCAGCGGCGGGCCTCGCTGGTCGCCAGCTCGCCCGAGGAGTCCGGCGGCAGCTGGATGCGGGTCACCTGGTAGCGGGCGCCCTCGTGGTAGATCAGCGAACCCGGACCGAACTCGCGGATCGCGAGGAAGCGCGGCCGCTGGAGGTAGTCGCCGTCCCCGCGGCGGCGGCCCACCGTCGGAATGTACGCGGCGAGCGGGAGCCGCGGGAAGCTGTAGCCGGGCAGGAAGCCCTCGGACGCGAGATAGCGGTACGGGTTGAAGTCGGAGAGGACCGACTTGCTGTCGACGCTCTCGTTCATCAGCAGGTTCAGCTGTGTCTCGGCCTCGCGGCGGCGGGCGTTCGCCCGGACGCGGTCGCCCTCGGTGAGGCTGTAGTCCAGGCGGCGCCTGTTCTGGATGTACTGGTCGTCGAGCGCGGAGCGGAACAGCTGCCGCCAGCGGTCGAAGGCCTGGTCGAAGCGGGTCGCCACCGTCGCCACCCGGTCCTGGATCCAGTCGTCGTGCCACCAGGTGGTGTCGGCGAAGTCGGGCAGGAGCGGGCCGAGGACGCGCAGGGCCGCGTCGACGGTGCGGCGCCGGGCGCTCTCGTCGAGGGAGGCGGCGAGGATGTCCGGCAGCAGCCCCAGCGCGGGGTTCGGGCGCTCCCCCGTGTCCGGATACGACACGTCGAGCACCTCGGGGACGGCACGGCCCAGCTTCAGGCCGGCCTCCGCGATCCAGATGCCCTGGAGGTGGGAGAGCACCAGGTCCTCGTTGGCGAGGTCCAGGCGCGGCGGGG
This sequence is a window from Streptomyces parvus. Protein-coding genes within it:
- a CDS encoding Eco57I restriction-modification methylase domain-containing protein; translated protein: MSAVTRNQVFTAVHTVGGLLPADMLVRISEGKDVPGSKPSDYGLPSSRSVRDEAERSWEYLKPLWRELRKHLPEDRETGDPAADATGRAGSDWLAPLWRELGFGPLTQVGAAGIAADSDAEKKFPVSHRWQHALIHQTPWNANLDKRPGGVGTVPPQSMLQECLNRTEAHLWGVLTNGRQVRLLRDSSALATASYVEFDLEAIFDGELFSEFVLLYRVLHVSRFDVAEEAPPSACRLEKWRTEAIASGTRALDQLRKGVQDAITALGTGFLRHPENSALREDVRPKALQAALLRLVYRLLFVFVAEDRDALLSPKTDPQARERYEAYFSSARLRAHARKRRGTAHGDLYEALRIVLDALGDEKGRPELGLPGLGGLFNDTDADAPLRGLKLSNEALLTAVRHLSQVRDGSSGRWRAVDYRHLDAEELGSVYESLLELEPKHSTADRTFTLVEVAGNTRKTTGSYYTPSSLIECLLDSTLDPVIRDAVKRGEEAASESGAADPADAIVDELLSLTVCDPACGSGHFLVASARRIAKQVAAVRERNPEPTLDAVRHALHEVVARCIYGVDLNPMAVELAKVSLWLEALEPGKPLGFLDAHVKHGNGLIGATPKLLRDGIPDDAFIATEGDDKKHAKALEKINQQERIGQGSLFDISDESVQVANTVFARGLRSITLAQAEELADVRRQEEAYEEWAGSSAYQRARLVADAWCAAFVWLKTPEGPRAVTHSVFKALEDPSGGGVAAETGVEIERLRDRYNFFHWHLEFPEVFSVPENGQGVSSETGWAGGFDSVVGNPPWDSVDFREQEFFAHRAPEIAEASRASVRKNMIETLKHSPDTLSLFEEFQAGKRKVYAESHFLRRSGRVPLTGQGNLNTYSVFTETDRVLLGPKGRAGVIVPTGIVTDARTQYFSKDLVQSGSIAVLYDFENAAPLFPGVHRSFKFSILSITGRSLCEPAARFAFFLHDPAELDDAEKAFALTPEEIELLNPNTGTLPIFRSRRDAEVTLRMYRQLPVFWKEGQPSSNPWGTSFLRMYDMGHDSALLNPRQDLEAFGWTLEGNVFTRHGERMLPLYEAKMLHHYDHRWATYGTEDDTRPLPPEEKDDSEALVLPRYWVSEEDTPSGKFDKNGEEIPVAGVRKRLAEKEWPNSFLLGWRDICRSTDERSMISALMPMVGVGHKFLLAMSLSPELLGAAWSSFAFDYAARQSIGGTSMSFFIVKQLPVPTPTQLSPHSSFIVPRVLELVYTANDMKSLATYLGDTGSPFHWNQKRRQQIRAELDSLFFHLYGISREDADYILDTFPIVRRKDEAKHGSYRTKELILAEYDRMAAAGLTLETPLIEGENYTSTLAPPPGHGPRHPA
- a CDS encoding DEAD/DEAH box helicase; translated protein: MALTYSAGSLVKARGREWVVLPESRPDLLVLRPLGGSDDDIAAVFPAFEAVDEAKFAPPEPGDLGDQRAAGLLRTALRVGFRSGAGPFRSLAGIAVEPRAYQLVPLLMALRQKTVRMLISDDVGIGKTIEASLVASELLAQGEANGLAVLCSPALAEQWQQELRSKFGIDAELVLSSTVSRLERGLDLGQSLFDKYPQVIVSTDFIKSPRHRDDFVRHCPDLVIVDEAHTCVVADDTSTASQNQLRYELLRRVAQDETRHLLLVTATPHSGKESAFRNLLGLVKPELADVSLDSEAGRKLLAQHFVARKRADVRQYLTKEDGLTDDSLAERTAFPSDRYFKDETYKLSPEYRALLDDAIAYASERVEQAGSQGKREARIAWWSAIALLRSLVSSPRAAAQTLRTRSAAAIAASAEEADKLGAPLNSDAADSDAMEGMDVAPGAETTEDPRSHLAELAYIAAQLEGPAKDLKLKALIKHLKALLADGHNPIVFCRYIPTAEYLAAQLENDKDSGRRGPLGARTVVKAVTGTLSPQQRLERIEKLAEEAGGDAAARRVLIATDCLSEGVNLQHHFDAVVHYDLAWNPTRHDQREGRVDRYGQRKDQVRVITLYGDDNGIDGKVLEVLIKKHRQIKKDLGISVSVPDELSTGVTDAIVEWLLMRGREDQDALFSADAFKASTAKLDSDWNSAAEREKASRSRFAQRSVHPQEVAREVAAVREALGGAGEVDTFVRESLGALGAVLRGDGEDFTAQVGGTPIGLRDALAPTVGAEVIEKDRPIPFRADPAVARGEAALVRTDPVVGALASHVLNAALDTQADGARPARRCGVVTTDAVGTLTTLLLVRYRFHLTLPSRSGEKQLVAEDARLVAFEGSARKAEWLPPERARDLLDATASESTDRHYAERTMTRLLTQLPDVYGHLETYGEELAAELDASHRRVRQASGEIVRGLSVTVQKPADVLGAYVYLPAAPSVPAVAPAAPGVSA